In one window of Zhihengliuella sp. ISTPL4 DNA:
- a CDS encoding CPBP family intramembrane glutamic endopeptidase: MTVTTTTLPRVPRRAILIFTLTACGLAALVCLPLWLGGGLAEPFAGALLPVMMFTPAAAVLVVMLTTGVPEKGERARFLGMWPLRPAKRVVGLLVAAWLVPPLLVALGVLLAAVFGWVQLDLSFAAFSDQLAQALPPGAPLPLVGVVVVAQFAAIPVGALVNSVLAFGEELGWRGWLLPALRPLGTWPALLLSGAIWGLWHSPVILLGYNFGRTDVTGVLYMIGGCIAWGVLFGWLRLRSGSLWPAVVAHGALNAAAGMVLIVAATQPDLALAGPLGVAGWIVAGGVALVLALTGQFRRQPELAPPRTPPASPALDARPGPGVG; the protein is encoded by the coding sequence ATGACCGTCACCACGACGACGCTGCCGCGCGTGCCCCGGCGTGCCATCCTCATCTTCACGCTCACGGCCTGTGGACTCGCGGCTCTCGTCTGCCTGCCGCTCTGGCTGGGCGGCGGCCTCGCCGAGCCGTTCGCCGGGGCGCTCCTGCCGGTCATGATGTTCACTCCGGCGGCTGCGGTGCTCGTCGTGATGCTCACCACGGGCGTGCCGGAGAAGGGTGAGCGCGCGCGCTTCCTCGGGATGTGGCCCCTGCGCCCCGCGAAGCGCGTCGTCGGCCTCCTCGTCGCCGCCTGGCTCGTGCCCCCGCTGCTCGTCGCGCTCGGCGTGCTCCTCGCCGCCGTGTTCGGGTGGGTGCAGCTCGACCTGTCCTTCGCCGCGTTCTCGGATCAGCTCGCGCAAGCCCTCCCGCCCGGGGCGCCGCTGCCTCTGGTCGGCGTGGTGGTCGTCGCGCAGTTCGCGGCGATCCCGGTCGGCGCGCTCGTCAACAGCGTGCTCGCGTTCGGGGAGGAGCTCGGCTGGCGCGGCTGGCTGCTCCCGGCGCTGCGCCCGCTCGGCACCTGGCCGGCGCTCCTGCTCAGCGGGGCGATCTGGGGACTGTGGCACAGCCCCGTCATCCTCCTCGGCTACAACTTCGGCCGCACGGACGTCACCGGCGTGCTGTACATGATCGGCGGCTGCATCGCGTGGGGAGTGTTGTTCGGCTGGCTGCGGCTGCGGTCCGGCTCGCTGTGGCCGGCGGTGGTGGCGCATGGGGCGCTCAACGCCGCCGCGGGTATGGTCCTGATCGTCGCCGCCACGCAGCCCGACCTCGCCCTGGCCGGACCGCTCGGTGTGGCCGGGTGGATCGTCGCGGGGGGCGTGGCGCTCGTCCTCGCGCTCACCGGGCAGTTCCGCCGGCAGCCTGAGCTCGCACCACCGCGTACCCCGCCGGCGTCCCCGGCGCTTGACGCCCGACCGGGCCCGGGGGTTGGCTGA
- a CDS encoding GntR family transcriptional regulator codes for MLIRVDVDSPRALYDQVAASVRADILSGALAPGDRLPAARDVAVALDINQHTVLHAYQRLRDEGLVDLRRGRGAVIAASAAPLAELAQEIDGLIRRAAALGVSAETLAGIVRTHRAEVRPPTPATTFEEASHDDA; via the coding sequence ATGCTCATCCGCGTCGATGTCGACAGCCCGCGCGCGCTCTACGACCAGGTGGCTGCCTCCGTGCGCGCTGACATCCTCTCCGGCGCCCTCGCCCCGGGCGACCGACTGCCGGCTGCCCGCGACGTGGCGGTGGCGCTCGACATCAATCAGCACACGGTGCTGCACGCCTACCAGCGCCTCCGAGACGAGGGCCTCGTCGACCTCCGGCGAGGGAGGGGCGCCGTGATCGCCGCCTCGGCCGCGCCCCTCGCCGAGTTGGCGCAAGAGATCGACGGTCTGATCCGTCGCGCGGCCGCCCTCGGGGTGTCCGCCGAAACCCTGGCAGGCATCGTCCGCACGCACCGCGCCGAAGTCAGGCCGCCCACCCCCGCCACGACCTTCGAGGAGGCTTCCCATGACGACGCCTGA
- a CDS encoding NAD(P)/FAD-dependent oxidoreductase yields the protein MPKILIVGGGYAGFYTAWKLEKHLRKGEADVTMVDPLPYMTYQPFLPEVAAGSIEARHSVVAHRRHLKRTHVLTAKVTNINHAQKVATITPPVGEPYEFAYDQIVVTAGAVSRTFPIPGIADNAIGLKTIEEAVAIRDKVMSNFDKAASLPAGPERDRLLTVVVVGGGFAGIEVFAELRSLASSLVSKYPQLSFEDTHFHLIEAMGRIMPEVSLKTSEWVLKDLAKRGANVHLDTQVTGAIDGNVELSTGEVIPTDVIVWTAGVMANPTVVRGGDLPVEERGRIQTRADLRVGTPEAFVEGAWAAGDVSAVPDLSGGGVGGFCVPNAQHAVRQAKLLAKNVVAVLRGESPKEYFHKNLGAVAGLGLYNGVFQSGKIALKGFIAWLAHRGYHGLAMPTWERKWRVLWGWWNNLWLGRDLVNLQTVQNPRYVFEEFAARPRPAAPADAAPAAKAPAAQAPAAKPVAAAPAAETPAEVKKSAAKKPAAKKAAKDSAEATAVK from the coding sequence GTGCCCAAGATCCTGATCGTCGGCGGAGGCTACGCAGGTTTCTACACCGCGTGGAAGCTCGAGAAGCACCTGCGCAAGGGTGAGGCCGACGTGACCATGGTCGACCCGCTGCCGTACATGACGTACCAGCCGTTCCTCCCCGAGGTCGCCGCCGGATCGATCGAGGCCCGCCACTCGGTCGTCGCGCACCGTCGTCATCTGAAGCGCACGCACGTCCTCACCGCCAAGGTGACGAACATCAACCACGCGCAGAAGGTCGCGACCATCACGCCGCCCGTCGGCGAGCCGTACGAGTTCGCGTACGACCAGATCGTCGTCACCGCCGGCGCCGTCTCGCGCACGTTCCCGATTCCGGGCATCGCCGACAACGCCATCGGGCTCAAGACGATCGAAGAGGCCGTCGCGATCCGCGACAAGGTCATGTCCAACTTCGACAAGGCCGCCTCCCTTCCGGCCGGCCCCGAGCGCGACCGGCTGCTGACTGTCGTCGTCGTCGGCGGCGGCTTCGCGGGCATCGAGGTCTTCGCCGAGCTCCGCTCCCTCGCCTCCTCGCTGGTGAGCAAGTACCCGCAGCTGAGCTTCGAGGACACGCACTTCCACCTCATCGAGGCCATGGGGCGCATCATGCCCGAGGTCTCGCTGAAGACGAGCGAATGGGTCCTCAAGGACCTTGCCAAGCGCGGCGCGAACGTCCACCTCGACACCCAGGTGACCGGTGCCATCGACGGCAACGTCGAGCTCTCGACGGGCGAGGTCATTCCCACCGACGTGATCGTCTGGACCGCGGGTGTCATGGCCAACCCGACCGTCGTGCGCGGTGGCGACCTGCCCGTGGAGGAGCGCGGTCGCATTCAGACCCGTGCCGACCTCCGCGTCGGTACGCCCGAGGCGTTCGTCGAGGGCGCCTGGGCCGCGGGCGATGTCTCGGCCGTTCCCGACCTTTCGGGTGGGGGCGTGGGCGGCTTCTGCGTCCCGAACGCGCAGCACGCCGTTCGTCAGGCGAAGCTCCTGGCCAAGAACGTCGTGGCTGTCCTCCGTGGCGAGAGCCCGAAGGAGTACTTCCACAAGAACCTCGGCGCGGTCGCGGGTCTCGGCCTGTACAACGGCGTCTTCCAGTCCGGCAAGATCGCGCTCAAGGGCTTCATCGCCTGGCTCGCGCACCGTGGGTATCACGGTCTCGCGATGCCGACGTGGGAGCGCAAGTGGCGCGTGCTCTGGGGCTGGTGGAACAACCTGTGGCTGGGCCGCGACCTCGTGAACCTGCAGACGGTGCAGAACCCCCGTTACGTCTTCGAGGAGTTCGCCGCCCGCCCGCGTCCCGCCGCACCGGCGGATGCCGCGCCGGCCGCGAAGGCCCCGGCGGCGCAGGCTCCGGCGGCGAAGCCGGTCGCCGCGGCGCCCGCCGCGGAGACGCCGGCCGAGGTGAAGAAGTCGGCGGCCAAGAAGCCCGCTGCCAAGAAGGCCGCGAAGGACTCGGCGGAGGCCACGGCGGTGAAGTGA
- a CDS encoding S8 family serine peptidase, with the protein MTRRRVLRGAVALVAVAASVLLLGATATPTPTPTPPPVADDPADPVRAAEYWLDGAGIRDAWQTTRGDGVTIAVIDTGIGKVPQVFDDAVVGGTDVSGAGTPDGRTPLGAVDGNHGSWVASLAAGRGKPDGTGMIGVAPEADLLSISVGFGAAAAVPFTEQVAKGIRWAVDNGADIINLSFTTNTLDWDQSWDDAFLYAFEHDVVVVVAAGNRGSGTNIIGAPATIPGVLTVGGVDQTGTASVEASTQGITIGISAPSEGLLGVSADGEVVSWSGTSGAAPIVAGVAALIRSAHPDISANDVINRIIKTAMPVADAQKPRDPLYGFGLIDAKAAISANLPSVSENPMGDLSEWVRLFRRADSEPTPEPSLAPVEVPPLPDADAPSEPGSPLLPSADSLRYGTLPLVALTVPGILIALGVTAAARRIRSARVPVRHNPDSEE; encoded by the coding sequence ATGACGCGGCGGCGGGTGCTGCGCGGCGCCGTCGCCCTCGTGGCGGTGGCGGCATCCGTCCTGCTTCTCGGCGCCACGGCCACGCCGACCCCCACGCCCACACCGCCGCCGGTGGCCGACGACCCCGCCGACCCCGTCCGCGCCGCGGAGTACTGGTTGGACGGCGCCGGCATCCGCGACGCCTGGCAGACGACCCGCGGGGACGGCGTCACCATCGCCGTGATCGACACGGGCATCGGCAAGGTGCCGCAGGTCTTCGACGATGCCGTCGTCGGGGGGACGGACGTGTCCGGAGCCGGGACACCCGACGGGCGGACGCCGCTGGGAGCCGTGGACGGCAACCACGGGTCCTGGGTGGCGTCGCTTGCGGCCGGACGTGGCAAGCCGGACGGAACCGGGATGATCGGCGTGGCGCCGGAGGCCGACCTGCTGTCGATCTCCGTGGGCTTCGGCGCCGCGGCCGCCGTGCCGTTCACCGAGCAGGTGGCCAAAGGTATCCGCTGGGCCGTGGACAACGGCGCCGACATCATCAACCTGTCCTTCACGACGAACACGCTGGACTGGGACCAGAGCTGGGACGATGCCTTCCTCTATGCGTTCGAGCATGACGTGGTGGTCGTCGTCGCGGCCGGCAACCGGGGGAGCGGGACGAACATCATCGGCGCTCCCGCCACGATCCCCGGCGTGCTCACGGTCGGCGGCGTCGATCAGACCGGGACCGCGAGCGTCGAGGCCTCGACCCAGGGCATCACGATCGGCATCTCGGCGCCGAGCGAGGGCCTGCTCGGAGTCTCCGCGGACGGCGAGGTCGTCTCCTGGAGCGGGACCAGCGGGGCCGCTCCCATCGTGGCCGGGGTCGCGGCGCTGATCCGCTCCGCGCACCCCGACATCTCGGCGAACGATGTCATCAACCGCATCATCAAGACCGCGATGCCCGTCGCCGACGCCCAGAAGCCGCGGGACCCCCTCTACGGCTTCGGTCTCATCGACGCGAAGGCGGCGATCTCGGCGAACCTGCCCTCCGTGAGCGAGAATCCCATGGGTGACCTGTCCGAATGGGTGCGGCTGTTCCGCCGCGCGGACAGCGAGCCCACCCCGGAGCCGTCCCTGGCTCCGGTCGAGGTGCCGCCACTGCCGGACGCCGATGCTCCCAGCGAGCCCGGTTCACCGCTGCTTCCCAGCGCCGATTCCCTGCGCTACGGTACCCTGCCGCTCGTCGCGCTCACGGTCCCTGGTATCCTGATAGCGCTTGGCGTCACCGCAGCTGCCCGGCGCATCCGATCGGCGCGCGTTCCCGTACGCCACAATCCCGACTCCGAGGAGTAG
- a CDS encoding cation-transporting ATPase: protein MSKLSRLIRLATDALDAKGGGPTARSGDESRPSTDWSGMIRGAMDAVRGPDAPATRPTAPATPPSTPSTRPAGGRPGAAGTYAPPPAPGAGGGHDAAAADRAAIARYDYLLQTADPHRIEEIHREAFARLTPQQRELVEARMRRELPAGERPRSSSADDLARAAGRAEAMEPGRLRGLLSRARGIGAGGAAVAAGGAAVGLLGVVAGGAVVSAVAAPLLEQAAGLGVDFGAMAENVDLEALASGVDVDALTGGAGDLLGSAGETVSGFGETATGWGERLGDLGIPGIGDILGR, encoded by the coding sequence ATGTCGAAGCTCTCCCGTCTGATCCGCCTCGCCACCGACGCCCTCGATGCGAAGGGCGGCGGCCCCACCGCCCGCTCCGGCGACGAGTCCCGCCCATCGACGGACTGGAGCGGGATGATCCGCGGTGCGATGGACGCCGTGCGCGGCCCTGACGCGCCGGCGACACGCCCGACCGCGCCGGCGACACCGCCCTCGACACCCTCGACCCGTCCCGCCGGGGGACGGCCCGGGGCGGCGGGGACGTATGCGCCGCCGCCTGCGCCCGGCGCCGGCGGCGGGCATGATGCAGCCGCGGCGGACCGGGCGGCGATCGCCCGGTACGACTACCTCCTCCAGACGGCTGACCCGCATCGCATCGAGGAGATCCATCGCGAGGCGTTCGCGCGGCTCACACCGCAGCAGCGCGAGCTCGTGGAGGCTCGCATGCGGAGAGAGCTCCCGGCAGGGGAGCGTCCGCGCTCGTCCTCGGCGGACGACCTGGCTCGCGCTGCCGGACGGGCCGAGGCGATGGAGCCGGGTCGGCTGCGTGGTCTCCTGTCCCGCGCCCGCGGTATCGGTGCCGGAGGGGCGGCGGTCGCCGCCGGCGGCGCGGCGGTCGGCCTGCTGGGCGTGGTCGCGGGTGGAGCCGTCGTCAGCGCGGTGGCGGCGCCGCTGCTGGAGCAGGCGGCCGGGCTCGGTGTCGACTTCGGCGCGATGGCGGAGAACGTCGACCTCGAGGCCCTCGCTTCCGGGGTCGACGTCGATGCCCTGACCGGCGGCGCCGGTGACCTGCTCGGGTCGGCCGGTGAGACGGTGTCCGGTTTCGGCGAGACGGCCACGGGGTGGGGAGAGCGGCTCGGTGATCTCGGCATCCCCGGCATCGGCGACATCCTCGGTCGTTGA
- a CDS encoding FtsB family cell division protein yields the protein MDVREWASGMRLSAFSVIMLSLVVLGAWVLVPTLGTFIDQRQKIAALEQSVQVSEDEIAALTAERERWDDPAYITTQARERLYYVKPGEVVYLIDNDLDPSALPREQEPVSDTLEEKPADWMPQLLRTLVSAGLSDTAATAD from the coding sequence GTGGACGTGCGCGAGTGGGCCTCCGGCATGCGGCTGTCCGCCTTCTCCGTGATCATGCTGTCCCTCGTGGTGCTCGGCGCCTGGGTGCTCGTGCCCACACTCGGGACCTTCATCGACCAGCGGCAGAAGATCGCGGCGCTGGAGCAGTCCGTGCAGGTGAGCGAGGACGAGATCGCGGCCCTGACGGCGGAGCGCGAGCGCTGGGACGACCCCGCGTACATCACGACGCAGGCCCGTGAGCGGCTGTATTACGTCAAGCCGGGGGAGGTCGTGTACCTCATCGACAACGACCTCGACCCCTCCGCCCTCCCGCGCGAGCAGGAGCCGGTGAGCGACACCCTCGAGGAGAAGCCGGCGGACTGGATGCCGCAGCTCCTGCGCACCCTCGTCTCCGCGGGGCTGAGCGACACCGCCGCCACCGCCGACTGA
- a CDS encoding DUF501 domain-containing protein, with the protein MTTPPFPAPTSAELAVVSAQLGRPARGVVGIAARCRCGNPTVVATTPRLPDGTPFPTFYYLTHPAATAAMSTLEANQVMPELAALLTDDETVATAYQAAHEAYLADRAQFGEVPEIDGISAGGMPTRVKCLHALVGHALAAGPGVNPIGDAALARSAWSPEVCRCEEPGAALRDDQARSA; encoded by the coding sequence GTGACCACCCCGCCGTTTCCCGCGCCCACTTCCGCCGAGCTCGCCGTCGTCTCGGCCCAGCTCGGACGACCCGCTCGCGGTGTCGTCGGCATCGCGGCGCGCTGCCGTTGCGGCAACCCGACCGTGGTCGCGACCACGCCGCGCCTGCCGGACGGCACGCCGTTCCCCACGTTCTACTACCTCACGCACCCGGCGGCGACGGCCGCCATGTCGACGCTCGAGGCGAACCAGGTCATGCCCGAACTCGCGGCGCTGCTCACGGACGACGAGACGGTGGCCACGGCGTACCAGGCGGCGCACGAGGCGTACCTGGCCGATCGCGCGCAGTTCGGCGAGGTGCCGGAGATCGACGGGATCTCGGCCGGCGGCATGCCCACGCGCGTCAAGTGCCTGCACGCGCTCGTCGGACACGCCCTCGCCGCTGGTCCCGGTGTGAACCCGATCGGCGACGCTGCCCTGGCCCGCAGCGCGTGGTCGCCCGAGGTGTGCCGCTGCGAGGAGCCCGGCGCCGCCCTCCGCGACGATCAGGCACGCTCGGCATGA
- a CDS encoding type III PLP-dependent enzyme domain-containing protein, producing MLDLTDELSPAPGGPAVAPEWEDPGRYWPRLSAATGHLPAPVAVIDREALRYNAMDLLVRAGGLPIRVASKSVRVRAVLDAVLRLPGFRGILAFTLEEALWLAETHDDIVLGYPTVDRAGLERLCADEQAAQRITLMIDDPVHLDLVDSVVAPAARPELRVAIDVDASWRSALLGHIGVRRSALFSAGEVAAFARKVAARPGFRLVGLQMYDAQIAGQGDAGPDGPLIRRVQARSRDELRERRAAIVAAVGAVCPLEFLNGGGTGSLEFSGSDESLTEASAGSGLLGGHLFDGYRSFRPAPASAFAFDVVRRPADDIATVLGGGWIASGPAVASRQPRPVWPANLRTLPREAAGEVQTPLQGPTAATLGVGDRVWFRHAKSGEPAERIAAYHLVSGDEVIDELPTYRGEGKAFL from the coding sequence GTGCTCGACCTCACCGACGAACTGAGCCCCGCCCCGGGTGGCCCCGCGGTCGCGCCCGAGTGGGAGGACCCGGGCCGCTACTGGCCGCGCTTGTCGGCCGCGACCGGGCATCTCCCGGCGCCGGTCGCTGTCATCGACCGCGAGGCGCTGCGCTACAACGCCATGGACCTGCTCGTCCGAGCGGGTGGGCTGCCGATCCGGGTGGCATCGAAGTCGGTCCGCGTGCGCGCGGTCCTGGACGCCGTGCTGCGCCTCCCGGGCTTCCGCGGCATCCTCGCGTTCACGCTGGAAGAGGCGCTCTGGCTCGCCGAGACGCACGACGACATCGTGCTCGGCTATCCGACCGTGGATCGTGCCGGTCTCGAGCGCCTGTGCGCCGACGAGCAGGCGGCGCAGCGCATCACGCTCATGATCGACGACCCCGTGCACCTGGACCTCGTCGACAGCGTGGTGGCCCCCGCGGCGCGCCCTGAGCTCCGCGTGGCCATCGACGTCGACGCGTCCTGGCGATCCGCGCTGCTGGGGCATATCGGAGTCCGCCGTTCGGCTCTCTTCTCCGCGGGCGAGGTCGCCGCCTTCGCGCGGAAGGTCGCGGCACGCCCCGGCTTCCGCCTCGTGGGGTTGCAGATGTACGATGCGCAGATCGCGGGACAGGGCGATGCCGGCCCCGACGGGCCGCTCATCCGTCGCGTCCAGGCCCGTTCGCGTGACGAACTGCGGGAACGGCGGGCAGCGATCGTCGCTGCGGTCGGTGCCGTGTGCCCGCTCGAGTTCCTCAACGGGGGAGGCACCGGTTCCCTGGAGTTCAGCGGCAGCGACGAATCGCTCACCGAGGCCAGTGCGGGCAGCGGCCTTCTCGGCGGGCACCTCTTCGACGGATACCGGTCGTTCCGTCCCGCTCCGGCCTCGGCGTTCGCCTTCGACGTGGTCCGTCGTCCCGCCGACGACATCGCAACGGTCCTGGGTGGCGGATGGATCGCCTCCGGGCCCGCCGTCGCCTCACGACAGCCGCGTCCTGTGTGGCCGGCGAACCTCCGCACACTTCCGCGGGAGGCCGCCGGCGAGGTGCAGACCCCGCTGCAGGGGCCGACCGCCGCGACGCTCGGCGTCGGCGATCGTGTCTGGTTCCGGCACGCGAAGAGCGGCGAACCCGCTGAACGCATCGCCGCGTACCACCTCGTCTCGGGTGACGAGGTCATCGACGAGCTGCCGACGTATCGCGGCGAGGGGAAGGCGTTCCTGTGA
- a CDS encoding O-methyltransferase, whose protein sequence is MDSTPAAWARADTFLADTLVGPDSALEAALEAQRAAGLPEIEVAPVAGKLLNLLVRMSGARRVLEIGTLGGYSTIWMARAVGPDGQVVTIEAEADNAAVARASIDAAGMGDRVDIRIGRGADVLPTLGGGFDLVFIDADKESNTVYLDWAAKLGHPGTVVVLDNIGRDGEIVRDDSTDSKVNGTRAGLRMLGEDPRFDATALQTVGVKGWDGIALALVV, encoded by the coding sequence ATGGATTCCACTCCCGCCGCCTGGGCCCGCGCCGACACCTTCCTCGCTGACACGCTCGTCGGTCCGGACTCCGCGCTGGAGGCGGCGCTGGAGGCGCAGCGCGCGGCGGGCCTGCCCGAGATCGAGGTCGCCCCGGTCGCCGGGAAGCTGCTGAATCTCCTCGTGCGGATGAGCGGCGCGCGCCGCGTGCTGGAGATCGGCACGCTCGGCGGCTACTCGACGATCTGGATGGCGCGCGCCGTCGGTCCGGACGGACAGGTCGTGACCATCGAGGCGGAGGCCGACAACGCCGCCGTCGCCCGCGCGAGCATCGACGCGGCCGGGATGGGAGACCGGGTCGACATCCGGATCGGCCGCGGAGCCGACGTGCTCCCCACTCTCGGCGGAGGGTTCGATCTCGTCTTCATCGACGCCGACAAGGAGTCCAACACCGTGTACCTGGACTGGGCTGCGAAGCTCGGTCACCCCGGCACGGTGGTCGTGCTCGACAACATCGGCCGCGACGGGGAGATCGTCCGCGACGACTCCACGGACTCCAAGGTCAACGGCACCCGCGCGGGGTTGCGGATGCTGGGAGAGGACCCGCGGTTCGACGCCACCGCGCTGCAGACCGTCGGCGTCAAAGGATGGGACGGCATCGCGCTCGCCCTCGTCGTCTGA
- a CDS encoding PaaI family thioesterase encodes MRITPRRLALGMSLWIPNLCSGIRVRRFSADWTKATVELHVNLLTRNYVKTAFGGSMSAMTDPYFFMLVMHQLGRDYVVWDTRGEIEFLKPGRGVLTAEFEVTREKAEELRQRAHGGGKVLEWFETVITDRDGDVVAKVRREVYIREKKRVTAARG; translated from the coding sequence ATGCGCATCACGCCCCGTCGTCTCGCCCTCGGCATGAGCCTCTGGATCCCGAACCTGTGCAGCGGGATCCGCGTCCGTCGGTTCAGTGCCGACTGGACCAAGGCGACCGTCGAGCTGCACGTAAACCTCCTCACCCGCAACTACGTGAAGACGGCGTTCGGCGGATCCATGTCGGCCATGACCGACCCCTACTTCTTCATGCTCGTGATGCACCAGCTCGGGCGGGACTACGTCGTGTGGGACACGCGCGGCGAGATCGAGTTCCTCAAGCCGGGCCGCGGCGTGCTGACGGCGGAGTTCGAGGTGACGCGGGAGAAGGCGGAGGAGCTGCGGCAGCGCGCTCACGGCGGGGGGAAAGTGCTCGAGTGGTTCGAGACGGTCATCACCGATCGCGACGGGGACGTCGTGGCCAAGGTGCGCCGCGAGGTCTACATCCGCGAGAAGAAGCGCGTCACCGCCGCACGGGGCTGA
- the eno gene encoding phosphopyruvate hydratase, translating into MALIEAVGAREILDSRGNPTVEVEVLLDDGIVQRAAVPSGASTGAFEAYELRDGDKSRYSGKGVLKAVEAVIDELGPAIEGVEASEQRIVDEILIEVDGTDNKKRVGANAILGVSLAVAKAAADSADLPLFRYLGGPNAHVLPVPLFNVINGGEHADNGIDMQEFFLAPIGAETYSESLRWGVETYHVLRAELKAAGYATGLGDEGGFAPDLPSNREGLDFLVKAIEKAGFTPGTDIALGLDVAATEFFSDGVYRLDNKDWDAEALTEYYVGLVNDFPIVTIEDALAEDDWDNWKHLTEALGSKVQLVGDDLFVTNPQRLADGITRGVANSLLVKVNQIGTLTETFDAVSLAQRSGYTAMLSHRSGETEDTTIADLVVATNAGQIKAGAPARSERVAKYNQLLRIEEELGDAAVFAGRLAFPRYQG; encoded by the coding sequence GTGGCACTGATCGAGGCTGTAGGCGCACGCGAGATTCTCGACTCGCGCGGAAACCCGACCGTCGAGGTGGAGGTGCTCCTCGACGACGGCATCGTGCAGCGCGCGGCCGTCCCCTCTGGTGCCTCGACCGGCGCCTTCGAGGCGTATGAGCTGCGGGACGGCGACAAGAGCCGTTACTCGGGCAAGGGCGTGCTCAAGGCCGTCGAAGCCGTCATCGACGAGCTCGGCCCGGCCATCGAGGGCGTGGAGGCGAGTGAACAGCGCATCGTCGACGAGATCCTCATCGAGGTCGACGGCACCGACAACAAGAAGCGTGTCGGCGCCAACGCCATCCTCGGCGTGAGCCTCGCAGTGGCCAAGGCCGCCGCCGACTCCGCCGACCTCCCGCTGTTCCGCTACCTCGGCGGCCCGAACGCGCACGTGCTGCCGGTTCCGCTCTTCAACGTCATCAACGGCGGCGAGCACGCGGACAACGGCATCGACATGCAGGAGTTCTTCCTCGCACCGATCGGTGCGGAGACCTACTCCGAGTCTCTCCGCTGGGGCGTCGAGACCTACCACGTCCTGCGTGCCGAGCTGAAGGCCGCGGGCTACGCGACCGGCCTCGGCGACGAGGGCGGCTTCGCGCCCGACCTGCCCAGCAACCGCGAAGGCCTCGACTTCCTCGTCAAGGCGATCGAGAAGGCGGGCTTCACCCCCGGCACCGACATCGCGCTCGGCCTCGACGTCGCCGCCACCGAGTTCTTCTCGGACGGCGTGTACCGCCTCGACAACAAGGACTGGGACGCCGAGGCGCTCACCGAGTACTACGTCGGACTCGTCAACGACTTCCCGATCGTCACGATCGAGGATGCGCTCGCCGAGGATGACTGGGACAACTGGAAGCACCTCACCGAGGCCCTGGGTTCCAAGGTGCAGCTGGTCGGCGACGACCTCTTCGTCACGAACCCGCAGCGTCTGGCCGATGGCATCACGCGCGGCGTCGCGAACTCGCTCCTCGTGAAGGTGAACCAGATCGGCACGCTGACCGAGACCTTCGACGCCGTCAGCCTCGCGCAGCGCTCGGGTTACACCGCCATGCTGTCGCACCGCTCCGGCGAGACCGAGGACACGACGATCGCCGACCTCGTGGTCGCTACGAACGCCGGTCAGATCAAGGCGGGCGCCCCGGCGCGCAGCGAGCGCGTCGCGAAGTACAACCAGCTGCTGCGCATCGAGGAAGAGCTGGGCGACGCCGCGGTCTTCGCCGGCCGGTTGGCCTTCCCGCGCTACCAGGGCTGA